Below is a window of Klebsiella sp. RHBSTW-00484 DNA.
ATGCAGTTTTTGCGCGGCGTCATCCAGTCCGGCGGACACTTCATTCAACAGCGCGATGATCTCATCGCCACTGCGGGTCAGGTAATCGCAAACATTTTTGTGGTTAATCAGCGGGGTACGTTGTTTCATCCTGATGCCATCGGACTGCGCGATCCGAGCAACGGTTTCGGCAAACGTCTCTAAACCGCTCTCCTGCCAGCGCGCGTTGCGCTCAGTTTCTGCGCCTTGTCGCGCATACTCGACCGAGATGGATTGCACCGTGACGCCAACTTTATGGCTGTCCACCAGAGCAGAAAGCGACTCGCTGACATAGTTTTCCTGATCGACGCGATCGGCATCTGACTTCATGATCAGTTGAGAAACGGGATTACCTTCATCATCTTCATCTTCATCGATAATGTCGCTGGCCGGGATTAGCACCATCATCGGCTTGTTCTTCTCAACAACTTCGCGCATCACCTCCAGATCGCTTTTCCTGCCGGGGCTGCTGGAACTGGTCAGATAGATGATAAGGTCGGCGGCATCGCTGTACTCCTGCGCCAGCCTACCATTCTCAGCGGTCACCGAGTGAATTCCGGGCGAATCAATCCAGGTCAGTCCAGGCAGGGTGAAACCCTGAATAGCGCTGGTAGTTTCCGATACGCCGACGGAAAAGTGTTGCTGGCGTGCCATTTTTTCTGCCGACATCTTTTCTGTTGTACCGCTATCAACTTCACAAAAGAAGGCGGGTTTCGGTTCGACTTGGCTTTTCAGCGCTGCATCCGGGCAGGGATGGCCCCAGGCAATAAAATTGCCAAAGGAGGATTTACCGGCTTTGACTTTACCGTAAACGTAGACCATCAACGCATCATCAAACTTCTGACGAAAAATGTTTTTTCGTTGATAGCTGAGCATCTCCCCGACCTGAAGACGCAGCATCTCACGCAGCTGCGCAGTGTGGTCTTCAACAAACTGCAAAAAGGGATGGTCACGTCGGAGTGCGCTGTTGGCCCAGGGATCACGCTGTTGCGTGTCGGTGAGCGCCGCCAGCAGCGGGCTGATTAGCGCTTCGTACTGTTTGATCCTGTTGCCTGTGGCGCTAAAGCCTTCTGCCACCTGCGAAAACACGGCGAGCAGTTCATTACGATTGGCGGGTGAGGTAATCATTGATCCATCTCCTCAGAAAGACGCTGACTGAGTGCGAGCAGCTCCGCCATCTCTCCCTGCAACTGATGAATATGCATCTGCACCTCACTGTCGTTGCCGACATATTCCAGATCCGGTAACAGCGCCCGCAGTTTCGAGAAACTGTTATTCACCGTCGCCGGGGTGCTCAACGCATTTTCGAGATTGAACGCCGTCAGCGTGTGCCAGTCATCGGGCTGGGTGCGTTTCAGAAAAGCGGGATGATCGGCCAGCAGCCTCTTCAGGCCTTTGCGGGCATCCTGAACCAATGCCGCCTGGTTCAACTCCCGGTTACGCCTCTGCTCTTTTTCCAGCGCTTCGCGAGCCGCCGTTTCACGGCTGTTGCCGGTGTCAGATGAAGAAGATGAACTGCTGCTGTCTGAGGCGGCAACGGCTGTAATCACTGCGCCTACAACAGGAATAAGTAACCACCACATCGTTATTTCCTTAAATGTCAGATTTATTCTCATCAGGGATACGCTGACGCAGGGCGTTTAGCAGCTGTTTTGCTGCCTTGCGAAACGCCTTCTCCTCTTCTTTATGTTGCAGCATTAGTGCGCTCAACTTCTCTTCGCGCTGAGCAAGAGCCTCAGTGATAGCACCCTTGAGCATGATGTCGAGATGAACTTTTTCCAGCGCCCGCCCTGAGACGAGCGATGCATTGGCCCTACTGACACGGGTGGTGATGGCTGCCAGCAACTGCGGAATACCGCTGCGCTGAACCAGCCTAGGCTTATTCGTCAGCGTACCTTTAATAAAACGCGGGCTTGAGGTGACAAACAGCGGCAACTGTTCGGCAAAACGCGTGGAGAGAATCCGCGTAATGGAATCAATGCTCTCTTGCTGATGGGTTTCCACACTGTCAGCGTGGGTGAGCACCACAATCAATCGCTGCGGCAGAGCGGGGATATGGCGCATCAGCGTATCAAGAAAATCGAGTTCCACCTGCTCAAGCGTGCCGGTGCGCAGGGTATGGGCAAAAAGAACCGAATCCGCACGCAATATGCCACGCAAGGCGGTGTGATCATCGCTGTCACTGGCATCAATGCCTGGCGTGTCGAGCCAGTCAATGTTTTCCGTGGTCATTGACTGTACGTCTGCCGTGGTGCGACTCGCGCCGGTGGCGAAATACTCCTGTTCCAGGTGTCCGGTCAGCATATTCAGTAATGCGCTTTTCCCTGCATTCATCAGGCCGCAAATGGCAACCTGATGGGATGCTGAGGTCTGTCTGATACTTTCCCAACGCAGGTAGTGCTCAGCGAATGAAGGATCTTCTCTCTGCATCAGCGTCAGTCCGTCAATATTCCCCATTGTGAATCCTTGTGGTTGGCTCAACTTTTTTCTCTGTCAGTAACAAACTGGCAAACTAATCTTTGTCATGCGCTCTCTTTAACGGAGAGAAGTTCGGCGCACTGTCCAGCACCGACTGAATAAGTTCTTTATGCAGAGCATGATCCTGCAGCGCACTGGCGGAGAAGGGATTGCCGTGCAACTGTGCACGCAGGTTGTCCCAGCGCTGACTCAGTACCTGCCAGTTTTGTTCGTCATAGGTGCCTTTGAAAATCACCGGGCAGAAATCAATCGTGGGCAAGAAGTCGCCATGTTGGACTGACCCCACGCCCGTAGACAAATTCTGTCCTCACGACGAGACCAGCTCAAAGGCCTCTGGACTGACGCCACCGAGATGACTGGGTTCTGTCATATTAACGGAGGCAATGCCAGCAAAATCTGGCGTTGTCGATTATTCAGGCTACCAGTAAATAAAACGGCACTGTTGCAAAGTTAGCGATGAGGCAGCGTTTTGTCTTATTCAAAGGCCTTACATTTCAAAAACTCTGCTTACCAGGCGCATTTCGCCCAGGGGATCACCATAATAAAATGCTGAGGCCTGGCCTTTGCGTAGTGCACGCATCACCTCAATACCTTTGATGGTGGCGTAAGCCGTCTTCATGGATTTAAATCCCAGCGTGGCGCCGATTATCCGTTTCAGTTTGCCATGATCGCATTCAATCACGTTGTTCCGGTACTTAATCTGTCGGTGTTCAACGTCAGACGGGCACCGGCCTTCGCGTTTGAGCAGAGCAAGCGCGCGACCATAGGCGGGCGCTTTATCCGTGTTGATGAATCGCGGGATCTGCCACTTCTTCACGTTGTTGAGGATTTTACCCAGAAACCGGTATGCAGCTTTGCTGTTACGACGGGAGGAGAGATAAAAATCGACAGTGCGGCCCCGGCTGTCGACGGCCCGGTACAGATACGCCCAGCGGCCATTGACCTTCACGTAGGTTTCATCCATGTGCCACGGGCAAAGATCGGAAGGGTTACGCCAGTACCAGCGCAGCCGTTTTTCCATTTCAGGCGCATAACGCTGAACCCAGCGGTAAATCGTGGAGTGATCGACATTCACTCCGCGTTCAGCCAGCATCTCCTGCAGCTCACGGTAACTGATGCCGTATTTGCAGTACCAGCGTACGGCCCACAGAATGATGTCACGCTGAAAATGCCGGCCTTTGAATGGGTTCATGTGCAGCTCCATCAGCAAAAGGGGATGATAAGTTTATCACCACCGACTATTTGCAACAGTGCCTGCTGGAGAACGCCTTCTATGGCGATATCAAAGCCTGGGTGACAGAGATCCATACTGCTCTGACGTCATTACAACTGGAATTACGTAGCCAGCATCTGGCCCTGACAAAGGAGTTGCTTAACAATGAACCTGCCTGATTATCAACACGTTTTTGATGTTTACCATCACTGCCAGGAGACGCTCGAAGTGGGTTTACCTGCGGGTGAAGCGGCCTTGCTGGGCAAACGCCTGATGACGAAAAGCGAGCAATTGCAGCCAGTGATTATGGTTTACGGCGTCTATAACGCCGGAAAAAGCACCTTGCTGAACGCATTAATGGGCCGGGCTGATGCTGAGATGGCAGACAGGCCCATGACCGATCAGGTGACGGGCTATCAGTGGCGCGGCTATACGCTGTATGACACGCCGGGCATCGATGCTCCGCAAGAACATCAGCAAGTGACGGAAGCGCATTTGCGCGAATCCGATGTCGTGTTGTTCGTCGTCGCCACGGGAGGCGCGGTCGAGGAGCAATCGACCTGGCAGGCGCTGATCTCGTTGGTCGAAAAAGAGCGACGGGTCATGCTGATCGTCAACAATAAAACCGGCCTCAAACCTGAATCACATGAATATATTCATCTTGTCGATCAGCTCAGACAGCGGCTTCAGTATGCCGCCGACGAGGAACAGATCGACGATATACTCAGCAAAGTCAGTATTCATCTGGTGAATGCCCGTTCGGCACTCAAGGGAAGGCTTGAGCAGAAGTCAGGACTAATCAACTCAAGCGGGATCACCTTGCTGGAAGAGCAACTGTCGCAATTTTTGCAGGAAACCGATCAGTACAGCGTGCTCGATACCTGTTACAGCGACCTGCGTCAGGCCATTGATACCGCCCTGCTCTCGCTCGCGAAAATCGCCGCCAGTCCGGAAAGCGAGGCCTTGCAGGACGCCAGACTGCGCGTAGAGAGTGAGTGCGAGCGCCTGAGCCTGCAACTCCATGATCATTTAGAGAAAAACATTCAGAAGCATCAGCATGTCCTAGCAGGCACCATTGATGACCTGCTGGAAAACTGCCGCTCTAAGCACGTCTTTGAAGCGGATCTCAGCCGTGAACTGGAAGTGGTTTCAGATAAGATTTTCCAGCAACAGCAGGCATTACTGGAAAGTGAACTGCCCAAAACGCAGCGCAAGCTGGAGGACATTGGTGAAACCTTGCAGGTCGCCGAGATGCGGCAGGCTCAGGCCGAAAGTCCCGACGTAAAAGCTTTCCAGAGTGAAGACGAGGAATCTGCCTGGAAACAGGGCTTGAAGCAGGTGATGGGCCACAGCGACAAACTGGATGTGAATGCCCTTGCCGAAGCAGGCGCCAAAAAAGGGTTAGTGATTGCCAAAGATCTGTTGCCAAATCTGTTTAAAGGGATTGGGAAAAGAACCATCGAGCGCTGGGCCGCTACGGCAGGACGCTTAGCAGGCCCTGCCATTGCTCTGGGCGTGGGAGCCTGGAACATTTATCAGGCCGTGAATGAAAATGAAAAATTAAGACAGGCAAGACGTCGCCGTCGAGAAGCCGCAGAAGACACCGCCGCCACGCTGATGGATGGGCTGAAACAGGCGTGGCAGGGGGTGATTCGCGAGGTGGTGAATGAGATTTTCGAACCAGTAGACGCTTTCCTGAAACAGCGAAAAAACGAGCATCAGCAGCAGAGCGATCTCACCGCAAAACGCATTGAGGAATTAGAAACAGCCAAACGGGCTCTGTCGCATTAACGGAGGTAAGTCAGTAAAGCCTCGCGTTGTCGATTATTCAGGCTGCCAGTAAATAAAACTGCTCCGCAGGTATTAGACGTCAACTAGTTTTGCCGACTGGCGCCAACTATTCTGGCCGCATCCTTTAGTGCGACGTTAAGTCGCGCTGGTTACTGCCTTTGCCGTCTTTTTCCTGTAGCTTTCTCCCTTCAGTTCGAACATATATCCGAGGAGATCCAGACCGCTTCAGTACTTGATATTGAGCGGGTGCTGGAGCAGGGCGGCGACGCCCCGGTGTACGGGCCGAACCTGCGCGCCTCCTGCAGGCGCATGGAAGCCGCGGGCTGGCTGCGCACCCTGCGCGCTCCGAACCTGCAGCTGGCCGTCGAGCTGACGAAGGCCGGTCGCGGCATTGCAGAACCGCTCTACCAAGGCTGAAACGGCACGACAACGGCTGACAGACGTCCGGCGTCTGCCGTTACGCCAGATGGCTGCCGGCGACGCGGTGGAGCTGCAGCTGGGTGATGGCCGTTACTTCCTGCGGGAAGCGGCCTACGTGATCCGTCTGGACGGTACCACCTGCCTGCAGCTGACGGATGCCGGCGGCATACGCCGGATAAAAGAGGGCGATCCCCTGCAGGTGGCCACATGGTATCAGACCTGTTTTGATGCAGGCCTGCCGGTCATCGTCCAGGTGAATGAGAGCCGGGACTGATCGCCACCACACAAGGAACAGGAGCATAAAATGAAAGTCACTGAACCCAGACTGAATACGCTGATCGATAACCTGAACACCCTGATTTGTGAGGACAGCCTGCTCACGCGCAAGGAGCGTGAAACGCTGGTACTGGCCGTCGCCGCCATCGGCGCCATGAAAGCGCGCGTCGGCATGAAAAAGCCCGCGATACCGGCATCGTCGAAACCGAAGGAAGAGAAACAGGCACCTGTACCTGACCCACGCTTTCCGAATGCCCGCCAGGCCTGGGTGGCTGAAGAGGAAACTTTATTACTGGATGCGCTCGATGGCGTCCCGAATGATGATATTGGTAAGCATCTTTTCTGGCTTTCCGAGAAACTGGGGAGAACACCGTTCAGCGTCGCCTGCAAAATCGCGTCACAAAGACATTTGACAAATGGTTGGAAAGAGCAGTTCAGGGAAGTTTCTGATAAAATTCGTTTGTCCGGTCTGAGTATCAGTGAATATTAGGGAAGGTGCGAACAAGTTCCTGATATGAGATCATCATATTCATCCGGAGCGCATCCCAGAGGGACATCATGAGCCATCAACTCACCTTCGCCGATAGTGAATTCAGCACTAAGCGCCGTCAGACCCGAAAAGAGATTTTCCTCTCCCGCATGGAGCAGATTCTGCCATGGCAGAATATGACCGCTGTCATCGAGCCGTTTTATCCCAAGGCGGGCAATGGCCGACGGCCCTATCCGCTGGAGACCATGCTGCGTATTCACTGCATGCAGCATTGGTACAACCTGAGCGACGGTGCCATGGAAGATGCCCTGTACGAAATCGCCTCCATGCGCCTGTTTGCCCGATTATCCCTGGATAGCGCCCTGCCGGATCGCACCACCATCATGAATTTCCGCCACCTGCTCGAGCAGCATCAACTGGCCCGTCAATTGTTCAAGACCATCAATCGCTGGCTGGCCGAAGCAGGCGTCATGATGACCCAAGGCACTTTGGTGGATGCCACCATCATTGAGGCACCCAGCTCTACCAAGAACAAAGAGCAGCAACGCGATCCGGAGATGCATCAGACCAAGAAAGGCAATCAGTGGCACTTTGGCATGAAGGCCCACATTGGTGTCGATGCCAAGAGTGGCCTGACCCACAGCCTAGTCACCACCGCGGCCAACGAGCATGACCTCAATCAGCTGGGTAATCTGCTTCATGGAGAGGAGCAATTTGTCTCAGCCGATGCCGGCTACCAAGGAGCGCCACAGCGCGAGGAGCTGGCCGAGGTGGATGTGGACTGGCTGATCGCCGAGCGTCCCGGCAAGGTAAAAACCTTGAAGCAGCATCCGCGCAAGAACAAAACGGCCATCAACATCGAATACATGAAAGCCAGCATCCGTGCCAGGGTGGAGCACCCGTTTCGCATCATCAAGCGGCAGTTCGGCTTCGTGAAAGCCAGATACAAGGGGCTGCTGAAAAACGATAACCAACTGGCGATGTTATTCACCCTGGCCAACCTGTTTCGGGTGGACCAAATGATACGTCAGTGGGAGAGATCTCAGTAAAAACCGGAAATAACGCCAGAAATGGTGGAAAAAATGGGTCTTCCCTTGTTGTGGTGGCTAAAGGCATGATAATGGCGTATTAATTCGCCAGAGGTCACCACCATGGACGAAAAGTCCCTCTATGCTCATATCCTCAACCTGTCTGCTCCGTGGCAGGTAACGTCTCTTTCTCTCGATGAAAATGCGGGGTCTGTTACCGTTACTGTCGGGATCGCTGAAAATACTCAGTTGACCTGTCCGGCCTGCGGGAAATCCTGTCCTGCTCACGATCACCGGCATCGCAAATGGCGTCATCTCGATACCTGCCAGTTTTCAACGATAGTCGAAGCCGATGTCCCCCGCATTATGTGCCCGGAACATGGTTGCCTGACGCTGCCAGTTCCGTGGGCGGGACCCGGCAGCCGGTATACGTTGTTGTTCGAATCCTTCGTGCTCTCATGGCTGAAAATCAGTACCGTTGATGCTGTCAGGAAACAACTGAAACTCAGCTGGAATGCCGTCGATAACATCATGCAGCGTGCGGTAAAGCGAGGACTGGCGCGCCGACGGTTGCCCCAGTCTGCGCGTCACCTCTGTGTGGATGAGGTGAGCTTCAAAAAGGGTTATCAGTATGTCACCGTTATCTCGGATACGCAGGGACAAGCGCTTGAGCTAAGGGATGATCGTGGTGTTGAGAGTCTTGCCGGTTATCTCCGAAACCTGGGTGACCGCCAGCTCGAATCCATCAAAACCTTGTCGATGGATATGAACCCGGCCTATATGGGGTCGGTTCCGGCTGAGGGCGAAATGACACCCTAAGCTTTCGGTTCCTTGGGCCAAAGATATTCGCCAGTCAGTAGAATGTGCGCCCAGCCCAATGGGGATATGTGGGGAAGAAATTCAGGGGGAACAT
It encodes the following:
- a CDS encoding GTPase encodes the protein MGNIDGLTLMQREDPSFAEHYLRWESIRQTSASHQVAICGLMNAGKSALLNMLTGHLEQEYFATGASRTTADVQSMTTENIDWLDTPGIDASDSDDHTALRGILRADSVLFAHTLRTGTLEQVELDFLDTLMRHIPALPQRLIVVLTHADSVETHQQESIDSITRILSTRFAEQLPLFVTSSPRFIKGTLTNKPRLVQRSGIPQLLAAITTRVSRANASLVSGRALEKVHLDIMLKGAITEALAQREEKLSALMLQHKEEEKAFRKAAKQLLNALRQRIPDENKSDI
- a CDS encoding dynamin family protein, with the protein product MITSPANRNELLAVFSQVAEGFSATGNRIKQYEALISPLLAALTDTQQRDPWANSALRRDHPFLQFVEDHTAQLREMLRLQVGEMLSYQRKNIFRQKFDDALMVYVYGKVKAGKSSFGNFIAWGHPCPDAALKSQVEPKPAFFCEVDSGTTEKMSAEKMARQQHFSVGVSETTSAIQGFTLPGLTWIDSPGIHSVTAENGRLAQEYSDAADLIIYLTSSSSPGRKSDLEVMREVVEKNKPMMVLIPASDIIDEDEDDEGNPVSQLIMKSDADRVDQENYVSESLSALVDSHKVGVTVQSISVEYARQGAETERNARWQESGLETFAETVARIAQSDGIRMKQRTPLINHKNVCDYLTRSGDEIIALLNEVSAGLDDAAQKLHQECERLCLELEERLKPKIERLIERYAMDNRQYLSHCARVWEDEIATSKTALLEQVQQGFDQLTLNLNQLDVIDEAIPGFEKRTERIAFNSRLGENVGKAGGAAVGTAIGAFAGSIIPGIGTAIGAGIGGLLGGMVGGYGGGKIGENFNSTEYEDIEVGDNRVEVALKTRKVLSQRAERELGAVTVMLEGTVAKLAMRQRFVLFKGLTFQKLCLPGAFRPGDHHNKMLRPGLCVVHASPQYL
- a CDS encoding GTPase, with amino-acid sequence MNLPDYQHVFDVYHHCQETLEVGLPAGEAALLGKRLMTKSEQLQPVIMVYGVYNAGKSTLLNALMGRADAEMADRPMTDQVTGYQWRGYTLYDTPGIDAPQEHQQVTEAHLRESDVVLFVVATGGAVEEQSTWQALISLVEKERRVMLIVNNKTGLKPESHEYIHLVDQLRQRLQYAADEEQIDDILSKVSIHLVNARSALKGRLEQKSGLINSSGITLLEEQLSQFLQETDQYSVLDTCYSDLRQAIDTALLSLAKIAASPESEALQDARLRVESECERLSLQLHDHLEKNIQKHQHVLAGTIDDLLENCRSKHVFEADLSRELEVVSDKIFQQQQALLESELPKTQRKLEDIGETLQVAEMRQAQAESPDVKAFQSEDEESAWKQGLKQVMGHSDKLDVNALAEAGAKKGLVIAKDLLPNLFKGIGKRTIERWAATAGRLAGPAIALGVGAWNIYQAVNENEKLRQARRRRREAAEDTAATLMDGLKQAWQGVIREVVNEIFEPVDAFLKQRKNEHQQQSDLTAKRIEELETAKRALSH
- a CDS encoding IS5-like element ISKpn26 family transposase; the protein is MSHQLTFADSEFSTKRRQTRKEIFLSRMEQILPWQNMTAVIEPFYPKAGNGRRPYPLETMLRIHCMQHWYNLSDGAMEDALYEIASMRLFARLSLDSALPDRTTIMNFRHLLEQHQLARQLFKTINRWLAEAGVMMTQGTLVDATIIEAPSSTKNKEQQRDPEMHQTKKGNQWHFGMKAHIGVDAKSGLTHSLVTTAANEHDLNQLGNLLHGEEQFVSADAGYQGAPQREELAEVDVDWLIAERPGKVKTLKQHPRKNKTAINIEYMKASIRARVEHPFRIIKRQFGFVKARYKGLLKNDNQLAMLFTLANLFRVDQMIRQWERSQ
- a CDS encoding IS6-like element IS26 family transposase; protein product: MNPFKGRHFQRDIILWAVRWYCKYGISYRELQEMLAERGVNVDHSTIYRWVQRYAPEMEKRLRWYWRNPSDLCPWHMDETYVKVNGRWAYLYRAVDSRGRTVDFYLSSRRNSKAAYRFLGKILNNVKKWQIPRFINTDKAPAYGRALALLKREGRCPSDVEHRQIKYRNNVIECDHGKLKRIIGATLGFKSMKTAYATIKGIEVMRALRKGQASAFYYGDPLGEMRLVSRVFEM